Proteins from a genomic interval of Danio rerio strain Tuebingen ecotype United States chromosome 4, GRCz12tu, whole genome shotgun sequence:
- the ptchd3l gene encoding patched domain-containing protein 3, translating to MKCKTDCIERPLSLVFEKLGRLIGRHPVVFILLSLYVAAGLGAGFIFLKEREANDIEDQFTPVNGPAKRDREIVAEHFPPSDEFSQLRLMSEGTYASLIITDLQGENILTAAAFEEILALDRQVKTLQHLGNTFEKLCAKIRGNCVSNAVLDIIRYNAADIDSVTITYPINDKTFLGTTIGGVETQPNSSMLKSAKAIRLYYFLDEKKSKGNADWLEGFIEFFSNYTDQEKVSVSYFTSVSRQNEFEGNTDSVIPLFSITYALAINIAVLSCLRLDCVRTKVWVALLGVVSAGMAVLASFGLLLFCGMPFAMTVGSAPFLILGVGVDDMFIMISSWQKTSVDIGVEFRLAEAYKEAGVSITITTLTDVLAFYIGLLTPFRSVQSFCMYTSTALLFCYLFNITFFGACLALNGRREKSNRHFLTCMTVPKPSGDAVSCCAGGAFDENTNKEHEMPMEVFFKKYYGPFLAKVWVKVLVCLIYAGYLAVSIYGCFQMEEGLDLKHLATDGSYVADYYDREDEFFSAFGPNVMLVIKDEHFQYWSPDARKSLDLCLKNFGDLTMVDSEIPLTSWLDAYMQFGQSAGFDLNNEMIFKTQLPAFLNRSEFSHDVHFTDNNINATRMFIQTVNIKTAIDEKDMLNAFREAAHTCGRLETPVDLIVYHPAFIYFDQYAVIVSNTIQNLVAATCVMLVISLLLIPHPLCSLWVTFSIASVIVGVAGFMALWDVSLDSVSMINLVICIGFSVDFSAHISYAFVSSEKSSANEKATDALHKLGYPIIQGAVSTIAGVVVLAAAKSYIFRTFFKIMFLVILFGALHGIVFLPVFLSFLGICSNRRVKDEPEQKDTSERRVKVFRIPTVQHLKAFSADPDCF from the exons ATGAAGTGCAAAACAGACTGCATCGAAAGACCTCTGTCTCTCGTCTTTGAAAAACTCGGCCGTCTCATTGGGAGACATCCGGTTGTGTTTATCTTATTATCTTTATATGTAGCTGCTGGTCTTGGAGCGGGGTTCATCTTCCTCAAGGAGAGGGAGGCAAACGATATCGAAGACCAGTTCACACCTGTCAATGGACCTGCCAAGCGGGACAGAGAGATCGTGGCTGAACACTTCCCTCCATCTGATGAGTTTTCCCAGTTAAGGCTCATGTCTGAAGGCACGTACGCCTCTTTAATCATCACAGACTTACAAGGAGAAAATATATTAACTGCAGCAGCTTTCGAAGAAATCCTAGCGCTAGACAGACAAGTCAAAACTTTACAACACCTGGGCAACACCTTCGAGAAGCTCTGTGCCAAAATAAGGGGAAACTGTGTGTCAAATGCAGTTTTAGACATTATTCGGTATAATGCTGCCGACATAGATTCTGTGACCATAACATATCCGATCAACGACAAAACATTTTTGGGAACAACCATCGGTGGTGTAGAGACACAGCCAAACAGCTCAATGCTGAAAAGTGCCAAAGCGATCAGACTTTATTACTTCCTAGATGAGAAGAAGAGCAAGGGAAACGCAGACTGGCTTGAAGGCTTTATAGAGTTCTTCTCTAATTACACAGACCAGGAAAAG GTCAGTGTGTCTTACTTCACGTCAGTGTCAAGACAGAATGAGTTTGAGGGCAATACAGACTCCGTGATCCCTCTGTTCTCCATCACATACGCCCTGGCCATCAACATTGCAGTTCTTTCTTGTTTGAG GTTAGACTGTGTCCGGACGAAGGTGTGGGTGGCGTTACTCGGCGTGGTGTCTGCTGGTATGGCCGTGTTGGCGAGCTTCGGTCTGCTGTTGTTCTGTGGGATGCCGTTCGCCATGACCGTGGGCTCGGCACCCTTTCTGATTCTGG GTGTCGGCGTTGACGACATGTTCATAATGATCTCCAGCTGGCAAAAGACTTCGGTTGATATAGGCGTGGAGTTCCGCTTAGCAGAAGCGTATAAAGAGGCTGGCGTGTCCATCACCATCACCACGCTGACGGATGTGCTGGCCTTCTACATCGGGCTGCTGACGCCCTTCCGCTCGGTGCAGTCGTTCTGCATGTACACCAGCACCGCTCTGCTCTTCTGCTACCTCTTCAACATCACCTTCTTCGGCGCGTGTCTCGCCCTGAACGGACGGAGAGAGAAAAGCAACAGACACTTTCTGACATGCATGACGGTCCCAAAACCCAGTGGCGATGCTGTAAGTTGTTGTGCTGGTGGGGCTTTTGATGAAAACACAAACAAGGAGCATGAAATGCCAATGGAAGTGTTCTTTAAGAAATATTATGGCCCATTTCTGGCAAAGGTGTGGGTCAAGGTGCTCGTGTGTCTGATCTACGCCGGATATTTAGCTGTCAGTATCTACGGATGCTTCCAAATGGAGGAAGGTCTAGACCTGAAGCATTTAGCAACAGACGGCTCGTATGTTGCAGATTACTATGACAGAGAGGATGAGTTCTTCTCTGCGTTTGGTCCGAATGTCATGTTAGTCATCAAAGATGAACATTTTCAGTACTGGAGCCCTGATGCTCGTAAAAGTCTTGACTTGTGTTTGAAAAACTTTGGAGATCTAACAATGGTAGATTCAGAGATTCCACTTACTTCTTGGCTTGATGCATAcatgcagtttggtcagagtgcTGGTTTTGATTTAAACAATGAAATGATATTCAAAACTCAATTACCCGCATTTCTTAACCGCTCAGAGTTTAGCCACGATGTTCATTTCACCGATAATAATATCAATGCAACACGCATGTTCATTCAAACGGTGAACATCAAGACAGCGATCGATGAGAAGGACATGTTGAATGCGTTCAGAGAAGCTGCACACACATGTGGGAGGTTGGAGACGCCTGTTGATCTGATCGTGTATCATCCCGCATTCATCTATTTCGACCAATATGCCGTCATCGTCAGCAACACAATCCAAAACCTAGTAGCTGCTACGTGCGTGATGCTGGTGATCTCCCTGCTGCTGATCCCGCACCCTCTCTGCTCGCTCTGGGTCACCTTTTCCATCGCATCCGTCATCGTGGGAGTGGCCGGCTTCATGGCGCTCTGGGACGTCAGCTTAGACTCCGTGTCCATGATCAATCTTGTCATCTGCATCGGCTTCTCTGTGGACTTCTCTGCTCACATTTCCTATGCTTTTGTGTCCAGTGAAAAGTCCTCAGCGAATGAGAAAGCCACGGATGCTCTCCACAAGCTGGGCTATCCCATCATTCAGGGAGCCGTGTCCACCATCGCAGGAGTGGTGGTGCTCGCCGCGGCTAAAAGCTACATCTTCAGGACCTTCTTCAAAATCATGTTCCTGGTCATTCTCTTCGGGGCGCTGCACGGCATCGTGTTCTTACCCGTGTTCCTGAGCTTCCTCGGCATTTGTAGCAACCGTCGTGTGAAAGATGAACCAGAGCAGAAGGACACCAGTGAACGGAGAGTAAAAGTGTTCAGGATTCCGACTGTGCAACACCTGAAAGCTTTTTCTGCTGATCCTGACTGTTTCTGA